A region from the Lolium perenne isolate Kyuss_39 chromosome 4, Kyuss_2.0, whole genome shotgun sequence genome encodes:
- the LOC127293580 gene encoding uncharacterized protein At4g15545-like isoform X2 has protein sequence MPPSEGGLGVSEFSLPDDVLAVLPRDPYEQLDLARRITALAVAGRVTALEREAARLRDGAADKDRENAELRERVALLDRALQETNARLRAALEDNIKLSKERDSLAQTSKKQARDLQKLESFKRHLMQSLRDDSSSPQETVDITTCDLSVSSKTSSCGDGTISHSTTNLLNGSVDVGSTTREARPPVQKYALSPHISQRLTPEATPNLMSTTASPRGMSTTATPKLMSGATSPSKTRMEGHMSMTPWYSSKQSTAANSPPRGRPNPGRTPRIDGKEFFRQARSRLSYEQFGAFLANIKELNAHKQSREETLKKAEEIFGPESKDLYLSFQGLLNRSLP, from the exons ATGCCGCCGTCGGAGGGAGGGCTGGGCGTGTCGGAGTTCTCGCTCCCGGACGACGTCCTGGCGGTGCTGCCGCGGGACCCCTACGAGCAGCTGGATCTGGCGCGCCGCATCACGGCGCTGGCCGTCGCCGGCCGGGTCACGGCGCTCGAGCGGGAGGCGGCGCGCCTCCGGGACGGCGCCGCGGACAAGGACCGCGAGAACGCCGAGCTGCGGGAGCGCGTCGCGCTGCTCGACCGCGCGCTGCAGGAGACCAACGCCAGGCTCCGCGCCGCGCTCGAGGACAAT ATTAAGCTCAGCAAGGAGCGGGACTCGCTGGCGCAGACGTCCAAGAAGCAGGCGCGCGACCTGCAGAAG CTGGAGTCATTCAAGAGGCATCTGATGCAGTCGCTCCGTGATGATAGCTCATCG CCACAAGAAACAGTCGACATTACAACATGTGATCTGTCAGTATCATCCAAAACCTCGTCCTGTGGAG ATGGAACTATCAGCCATTCTACAACAAATCTATTGAATGGTTCTGTGGATGTTGGAAGCACAACCAGAGAAG CAAGGCCTCCAGTCCAAAAGTACGCCCTCTCGCCACACATCAGCCAACGCCTTACGCCAGAAGCCACCCCGAACTTGATGTCTACCACTGCTTCGCCAAGAGGAATGTCTACCACAGCGACGCCAAAGCTGATGTCTGGAGCTACCTCACCCTCAAAAACTCGAATGGAGGGACACATGTCAATGACACCATGGTATTCAAGCAAGCAGTCAACTGCAGCAAACTCACCTCCAAGGGGACGTCCCAACCCAG GTCGCACTCCTCGTATTGATGGAAAAGAATTCTTCCGTCAGGCCAG GAGCCGTCTATCATATGAACAATTTGGAGCGTTTTTAGCCAACATCAAAGAGCTCAATGCTCATAAGCAGTCACGAGAG GAAACTCTCAAGAAGGCTGAAGAGATATTTGGTCCAGAGAGCAAGGACTTGTACCTGTCTTTTCAAGGCTTACTGAACCGCAGCTTGCCGTAG
- the LOC127293579 gene encoding membralin-like protein At1g60995 isoform X3, producing the protein MDPEQTFLRVHARLSGMLSQLLTPRIRLALEYLYLAGAVALFCLLVVMHTNFVQQPGCSSEFSGTEFGEAQLVQIKIISGGLWASKGVPVPELKTTGEGSAHHPLSAKESFKAAVTYLFRKWYSRVILFWRNIKQVSDNTLQLMVRSNWNDFLHIIKDLQLPSIDNLLSTTVQWFEKRSKTFEPTYLYGVEKGYFLLSEGSKIRHGVRTINITISARNPCFGNRWQQLLINSIVGYDTILTNSLVNSPGHGYLYNFQTKELYDLSYGHEPPTGPTRFGDYFVTKCGVLLMSLFVFFTTTMSVSFTLRETQSRMLRFTVQLQHHARHQLPTFQLIFVHVIESLVFVPIMIGILFFLFEFYDDQLLAFLVLTLVWLCELFTMISVRTSISMQFFPRFFLLYFLVFHIYFFSYTYGFSYLAFSATAAFMQHLILYFWNRFEVPALQRFIRSRAHMHQQGVQITSSTIYTSTLHIARVNVRDPGAINDGPVAARETDTLMPQDEPTRNQQEGQLNENAEAAASNPLQYQDQNPQQAGNAPAGSASLNPLASLLLWLLGGSASDGIVSFFSMFRDVRDHGQDYIDPPRNENEQVT; encoded by the exons ATGGATCCGGAGCAGACGTTCCTGCGGGTGCACGCGCGGCTCTCGGGGATGCTCTCGCAGCTGCTCACCCCGCGGATCCGACTCGCGCTCGAGTACCTCTACCTCGCCGGCGCCGTCGCGCTCTTCTGCCTGCTCGTCGTCATGCACACAAACTTCGTGCAGCAG CCGGGCTGCTCAAGTGAGTTCTCTGGGACTGAATTTGGTGAAGCACAACTTGTCCAAATCAAG ATAATCAGTGGGGGACTATGGGCCAGCAAAG GAGTACCTGTACCGGAGTTGAAGACAACTGGAGAGGGTTCTGCACATCATCCTTTATCTGCTAAAGAATCATTTAAAGCAGCGGTTACATATTTATTCAGGAAGTGGTACTCCCGTGTTATTTTATTTTGGAGGAACATAAAGCAGGTTTCAGATAATACTCTCCAACTAATG GTCAGATCGAACTGGAATGACTTCCTCCACATCATTAAGGATCTTCAGTTACCAAGCATAGATAATCTTCTTTCCACAACAG TGCAGTGGTTTGAGAAAAGAAGCAAAACATTCGAGCCTACCTACTTATATGGTGTGGAGAAG GGATATTTCTTGCTTTCTGAAGGATCCAAAATTCGTCATGGTGTCCGAACTATAAACATCACAATTTCTGCTCGAAATCCTTGCTTTGGGAACAG GTGGCAGCAGCTTTTGATAAACAGCATTGTTGGCTATGATACTATCCTTACAAACAGCTTAGTGAATTCTCCTGGTCATG GTTATCTATACAACTTTCAGACGAAGGAGCTTTATGATCTTAGTTATGGGCATGAGCCGCCAACAGGTCCTACAAGATTTGGAG ATTACTTTGTGACAAAATGTGGTGTTCTTCTGATGTCACTCTTTGTATTCTTCACAACCACCATGTCTGTGTCATTTACCCTGAGAGAAACACAATCCCGCATGCTTAGGTTCACAG TGCAGCTTCAACACCATGCACGCCACCAGCTGCCCACATTTCAACTGATATTTGTGCATGTCATTGAATCGTTGGTTTTTGTTCCG ATTATGATTGGGATCCTCTTTTTTCTGTTCGAGTTCTATGATGACCAGTTGCTCGCTTTCCTTGTTTTGACTCTTGTATGGTTATGCGAGCTGTTCACAATGATCAG CGTCCGCACATCTATATCAATGCAGTTCTTTCCTCGATTTTTCTTGCTGTATTTTCTGGTTTTCCACATCTACTTCTTCTCATATACCTATG GCTTCTCGTATCTGGCTTTCTCTGCGACGGCAGCATTCATGCAGCATCTGATCTTGTACTTCTGGAATCGTTTTGAG GTGCCAGCCCTGCAGAGATTCATTAGAAGCCGAGCTCACATGCACCAACAGGGTGTTCAAATTACATCCTCTACCATCTATACGTCGACATTACATATTGCAAGGGTGAATGTGAGGGACCCTGGCGCTATTAATGATGGCCCAGTTGCTGCTCGTGAAACAGATACCCTAATGCCTCAGGATGAGCCTACGAGGAACCAACAAGAGGGCCAACTCAACGAAAACGCCGAGGCAGCAGCCAGCAACCCTCTCCAATATCAAGACCAAAATCCCCAGCAAGCTGGCAATGCCCCTGCAGGCTCGGCTTCCTTGAATCCACTTGCTTCACTTTTGCTGTGGCTGTTGGGAGGCAGTGCTTCAGACGGCATAGTTTCTTTCTTCTCCATGTTTAGAGATGTCCGTGACCATGGCCAGGATTACATCGATCCGCCTCGAAATGAAAATGAACAGGTGACGTAG
- the LOC127293580 gene encoding uncharacterized protein At4g15545-like isoform X3, with the protein MPPSEGGLGVSEFSLPDDVLAVLPRDPYEQLDLARRITALAVAGRVTALEREAARLRDGAADKDRENAELRERVALLDRALQETNARLRAALEDNIKLSKERDSLAQTSKKQARDLQKLESFKRHLMQSLRDDSSSPQETVDITTCDLSVSSKTSSCGAARPPVQKYALSPHISQRLTPEATPNLMSTTASPRGMSTTATPKLMSGATSPSKTRMEGHMSMTPWYSSKQSTAANSPPRGRPNPGRTPRIDGKEFFRQARSRLSYEQFGAFLANIKELNAHKQSREETLKKAEEIFGPESKDLYLSFQGLLNRSLP; encoded by the exons ATGCCGCCGTCGGAGGGAGGGCTGGGCGTGTCGGAGTTCTCGCTCCCGGACGACGTCCTGGCGGTGCTGCCGCGGGACCCCTACGAGCAGCTGGATCTGGCGCGCCGCATCACGGCGCTGGCCGTCGCCGGCCGGGTCACGGCGCTCGAGCGGGAGGCGGCGCGCCTCCGGGACGGCGCCGCGGACAAGGACCGCGAGAACGCCGAGCTGCGGGAGCGCGTCGCGCTGCTCGACCGCGCGCTGCAGGAGACCAACGCCAGGCTCCGCGCCGCGCTCGAGGACAAT ATTAAGCTCAGCAAGGAGCGGGACTCGCTGGCGCAGACGTCCAAGAAGCAGGCGCGCGACCTGCAGAAG CTGGAGTCATTCAAGAGGCATCTGATGCAGTCGCTCCGTGATGATAGCTCATCG CCACAAGAAACAGTCGACATTACAACATGTGATCTGTCAGTATCATCCAAAACCTCGTCCTGTGGAG CAGCAAGGCCTCCAGTCCAAAAGTACGCCCTCTCGCCACACATCAGCCAACGCCTTACGCCAGAAGCCACCCCGAACTTGATGTCTACCACTGCTTCGCCAAGAGGAATGTCTACCACAGCGACGCCAAAGCTGATGTCTGGAGCTACCTCACCCTCAAAAACTCGAATGGAGGGACACATGTCAATGACACCATGGTATTCAAGCAAGCAGTCAACTGCAGCAAACTCACCTCCAAGGGGACGTCCCAACCCAG GTCGCACTCCTCGTATTGATGGAAAAGAATTCTTCCGTCAGGCCAG GAGCCGTCTATCATATGAACAATTTGGAGCGTTTTTAGCCAACATCAAAGAGCTCAATGCTCATAAGCAGTCACGAGAG GAAACTCTCAAGAAGGCTGAAGAGATATTTGGTCCAGAGAGCAAGGACTTGTACCTGTCTTTTCAAGGCTTACTGAACCGCAGCTTGCCGTAG
- the LOC127293580 gene encoding uncharacterized protein At4g15545-like isoform X4 encodes MPPSEGGLGVSEFSLPDDVLAVLPRDPYEQLDLARRITALAVAGRVTALEREAARLRDGAADKDRENAELRERVALLDRALQETNARLRAALEDNIKLSKERDSLAQTSKKQARDLQKLESFKRHLMQSLRDDSSSPQETVDITTCDLSVSSKTSSCGARPPVQKYALSPHISQRLTPEATPNLMSTTASPRGMSTTATPKLMSGATSPSKTRMEGHMSMTPWYSSKQSTAANSPPRGRPNPGRTPRIDGKEFFRQARSRLSYEQFGAFLANIKELNAHKQSREETLKKAEEIFGPESKDLYLSFQGLLNRSLP; translated from the exons ATGCCGCCGTCGGAGGGAGGGCTGGGCGTGTCGGAGTTCTCGCTCCCGGACGACGTCCTGGCGGTGCTGCCGCGGGACCCCTACGAGCAGCTGGATCTGGCGCGCCGCATCACGGCGCTGGCCGTCGCCGGCCGGGTCACGGCGCTCGAGCGGGAGGCGGCGCGCCTCCGGGACGGCGCCGCGGACAAGGACCGCGAGAACGCCGAGCTGCGGGAGCGCGTCGCGCTGCTCGACCGCGCGCTGCAGGAGACCAACGCCAGGCTCCGCGCCGCGCTCGAGGACAAT ATTAAGCTCAGCAAGGAGCGGGACTCGCTGGCGCAGACGTCCAAGAAGCAGGCGCGCGACCTGCAGAAG CTGGAGTCATTCAAGAGGCATCTGATGCAGTCGCTCCGTGATGATAGCTCATCG CCACAAGAAACAGTCGACATTACAACATGTGATCTGTCAGTATCATCCAAAACCTCGTCCTGTGGAG CAAGGCCTCCAGTCCAAAAGTACGCCCTCTCGCCACACATCAGCCAACGCCTTACGCCAGAAGCCACCCCGAACTTGATGTCTACCACTGCTTCGCCAAGAGGAATGTCTACCACAGCGACGCCAAAGCTGATGTCTGGAGCTACCTCACCCTCAAAAACTCGAATGGAGGGACACATGTCAATGACACCATGGTATTCAAGCAAGCAGTCAACTGCAGCAAACTCACCTCCAAGGGGACGTCCCAACCCAG GTCGCACTCCTCGTATTGATGGAAAAGAATTCTTCCGTCAGGCCAG GAGCCGTCTATCATATGAACAATTTGGAGCGTTTTTAGCCAACATCAAAGAGCTCAATGCTCATAAGCAGTCACGAGAG GAAACTCTCAAGAAGGCTGAAGAGATATTTGGTCCAGAGAGCAAGGACTTGTACCTGTCTTTTCAAGGCTTACTGAACCGCAGCTTGCCGTAG
- the LOC127293579 gene encoding membralin-like protein At1g60995 isoform X2 has product MDPEQTFLRVHARLSGMLSQLLTPRIRLALEYLYLAGAVALFCLLVVMHTNFVQQPGCSSEFSGTEFGEAQLVQIKIISGGLWASKGASYIMDLQNLGRSAEKILEVNGDKFNILASKFWSTWVGPGARKRVPVPELKTTGEGSAHHPLSAKESFKAAVTYLFRKWYSRVILFWRNIKQVSDNTLQLMVRSNWNDFLHIIKDLQLPSIDNLLSTTVQWFEKRSKTFEPTYLYGVEKGYFLLSEGSKIRHGVRTINITISARNPCFGNRWQQLLINSIVGYDTILTNSLVNSPGHGYLYNFQTKELYDLSYGHEPPTGPTRFGDYFVTKCGVLLMSLFVFFTTTMSVSFTLRETQSRMLRFTVQLQHHARHQLPTFQLIFVHVIESLVFVPIMIGILFFLFEFYDDQLLAFLVLTLVWLCELFTMISVRTSISMQFFPRFFLLYFLVFHIYFFSYTYGFSYLAFSATAAFMQHLILYFWNRFEVPALQRFIRSRAHMHQQGVQITSSTIYTSTLHIARVNVRDPGAINDGPVAARETDTLMPQDEPTRNQQEGQLNENAEAAASNPLQYQDQNPQQAGNAPAGSASLNPLASLLLWLLGGSASDGIVSFFSMFRDVRDHGQDYIDPPRNENEQVT; this is encoded by the exons ATGGATCCGGAGCAGACGTTCCTGCGGGTGCACGCGCGGCTCTCGGGGATGCTCTCGCAGCTGCTCACCCCGCGGATCCGACTCGCGCTCGAGTACCTCTACCTCGCCGGCGCCGTCGCGCTCTTCTGCCTGCTCGTCGTCATGCACACAAACTTCGTGCAGCAG CCGGGCTGCTCAAGTGAGTTCTCTGGGACTGAATTTGGTGAAGCACAACTTGTCCAAATCAAG ATAATCAGTGGGGGACTATGGGCCAGCAAAGGTGCGTCttatattatggatctccagaaccTTGGGCGTTCAGCTGAGAAAATTCTAGAGGTTAATGGTGATAAGTTCAATATTTTGGCATCTAAGTTTTGGTCAACTTGGGTTGGTCCTGGAGCTAGAAAGA GAGTACCTGTACCGGAGTTGAAGACAACTGGAGAGGGTTCTGCACATCATCCTTTATCTGCTAAAGAATCATTTAAAGCAGCGGTTACATATTTATTCAGGAAGTGGTACTCCCGTGTTATTTTATTTTGGAGGAACATAAAGCAGGTTTCAGATAATACTCTCCAACTAATG GTCAGATCGAACTGGAATGACTTCCTCCACATCATTAAGGATCTTCAGTTACCAAGCATAGATAATCTTCTTTCCACAACAG TGCAGTGGTTTGAGAAAAGAAGCAAAACATTCGAGCCTACCTACTTATATGGTGTGGAGAAG GGATATTTCTTGCTTTCTGAAGGATCCAAAATTCGTCATGGTGTCCGAACTATAAACATCACAATTTCTGCTCGAAATCCTTGCTTTGGGAACAG GTGGCAGCAGCTTTTGATAAACAGCATTGTTGGCTATGATACTATCCTTACAAACAGCTTAGTGAATTCTCCTGGTCATG GTTATCTATACAACTTTCAGACGAAGGAGCTTTATGATCTTAGTTATGGGCATGAGCCGCCAACAGGTCCTACAAGATTTGGAG ATTACTTTGTGACAAAATGTGGTGTTCTTCTGATGTCACTCTTTGTATTCTTCACAACCACCATGTCTGTGTCATTTACCCTGAGAGAAACACAATCCCGCATGCTTAGGTTCACAG TGCAGCTTCAACACCATGCACGCCACCAGCTGCCCACATTTCAACTGATATTTGTGCATGTCATTGAATCGTTGGTTTTTGTTCCG ATTATGATTGGGATCCTCTTTTTTCTGTTCGAGTTCTATGATGACCAGTTGCTCGCTTTCCTTGTTTTGACTCTTGTATGGTTATGCGAGCTGTTCACAATGATCAG CGTCCGCACATCTATATCAATGCAGTTCTTTCCTCGATTTTTCTTGCTGTATTTTCTGGTTTTCCACATCTACTTCTTCTCATATACCTATG GCTTCTCGTATCTGGCTTTCTCTGCGACGGCAGCATTCATGCAGCATCTGATCTTGTACTTCTGGAATCGTTTTGAG GTGCCAGCCCTGCAGAGATTCATTAGAAGCCGAGCTCACATGCACCAACAGGGTGTTCAAATTACATCCTCTACCATCTATACGTCGACATTACATATTGCAAGGGTGAATGTGAGGGACCCTGGCGCTATTAATGATGGCCCAGTTGCTGCTCGTGAAACAGATACCCTAATGCCTCAGGATGAGCCTACGAGGAACCAACAAGAGGGCCAACTCAACGAAAACGCCGAGGCAGCAGCCAGCAACCCTCTCCAATATCAAGACCAAAATCCCCAGCAAGCTGGCAATGCCCCTGCAGGCTCGGCTTCCTTGAATCCACTTGCTTCACTTTTGCTGTGGCTGTTGGGAGGCAGTGCTTCAGACGGCATAGTTTCTTTCTTCTCCATGTTTAGAGATGTCCGTGACCATGGCCAGGATTACATCGATCCGCCTCGAAATGAAAATGAACAGGTGACGTAG
- the LOC127293580 gene encoding uncharacterized protein At4g15545-like isoform X1 gives MPPSEGGLGVSEFSLPDDVLAVLPRDPYEQLDLARRITALAVAGRVTALEREAARLRDGAADKDRENAELRERVALLDRALQETNARLRAALEDNIKLSKERDSLAQTSKKQARDLQKLESFKRHLMQSLRDDSSSPQETVDITTCDLSVSSKTSSCGDGTISHSTTNLLNGSVDVGSTTREAARPPVQKYALSPHISQRLTPEATPNLMSTTASPRGMSTTATPKLMSGATSPSKTRMEGHMSMTPWYSSKQSTAANSPPRGRPNPGRTPRIDGKEFFRQARSRLSYEQFGAFLANIKELNAHKQSREETLKKAEEIFGPESKDLYLSFQGLLNRSLP, from the exons ATGCCGCCGTCGGAGGGAGGGCTGGGCGTGTCGGAGTTCTCGCTCCCGGACGACGTCCTGGCGGTGCTGCCGCGGGACCCCTACGAGCAGCTGGATCTGGCGCGCCGCATCACGGCGCTGGCCGTCGCCGGCCGGGTCACGGCGCTCGAGCGGGAGGCGGCGCGCCTCCGGGACGGCGCCGCGGACAAGGACCGCGAGAACGCCGAGCTGCGGGAGCGCGTCGCGCTGCTCGACCGCGCGCTGCAGGAGACCAACGCCAGGCTCCGCGCCGCGCTCGAGGACAAT ATTAAGCTCAGCAAGGAGCGGGACTCGCTGGCGCAGACGTCCAAGAAGCAGGCGCGCGACCTGCAGAAG CTGGAGTCATTCAAGAGGCATCTGATGCAGTCGCTCCGTGATGATAGCTCATCG CCACAAGAAACAGTCGACATTACAACATGTGATCTGTCAGTATCATCCAAAACCTCGTCCTGTGGAG ATGGAACTATCAGCCATTCTACAACAAATCTATTGAATGGTTCTGTGGATGTTGGAAGCACAACCAGAGAAG CAGCAAGGCCTCCAGTCCAAAAGTACGCCCTCTCGCCACACATCAGCCAACGCCTTACGCCAGAAGCCACCCCGAACTTGATGTCTACCACTGCTTCGCCAAGAGGAATGTCTACCACAGCGACGCCAAAGCTGATGTCTGGAGCTACCTCACCCTCAAAAACTCGAATGGAGGGACACATGTCAATGACACCATGGTATTCAAGCAAGCAGTCAACTGCAGCAAACTCACCTCCAAGGGGACGTCCCAACCCAG GTCGCACTCCTCGTATTGATGGAAAAGAATTCTTCCGTCAGGCCAG GAGCCGTCTATCATATGAACAATTTGGAGCGTTTTTAGCCAACATCAAAGAGCTCAATGCTCATAAGCAGTCACGAGAG GAAACTCTCAAGAAGGCTGAAGAGATATTTGGTCCAGAGAGCAAGGACTTGTACCTGTCTTTTCAAGGCTTACTGAACCGCAGCTTGCCGTAG
- the LOC127293579 gene encoding membralin-like protein At1g60995 isoform X1, with the protein MDPEQTFLRVHARLSGMLSQLLTPRIRLALEYLYLAGAVALFCLLVVMHTNFVQQPGCSSEFSGTEFGEAQLVQIKIISGGLWASKGASYIMDLQNLGRSAEKILEVNGDKFNILASKFWSTWVGPGARKSKIMFRSWNGDKEFEPHSEDAADSIVTTIIPGVPVPELKTTGEGSAHHPLSAKESFKAAVTYLFRKWYSRVILFWRNIKQVSDNTLQLMVRSNWNDFLHIIKDLQLPSIDNLLSTTVQWFEKRSKTFEPTYLYGVEKGYFLLSEGSKIRHGVRTINITISARNPCFGNRWQQLLINSIVGYDTILTNSLVNSPGHGYLYNFQTKELYDLSYGHEPPTGPTRFGDYFVTKCGVLLMSLFVFFTTTMSVSFTLRETQSRMLRFTVQLQHHARHQLPTFQLIFVHVIESLVFVPIMIGILFFLFEFYDDQLLAFLVLTLVWLCELFTMISVRTSISMQFFPRFFLLYFLVFHIYFFSYTYGFSYLAFSATAAFMQHLILYFWNRFEVPALQRFIRSRAHMHQQGVQITSSTIYTSTLHIARVNVRDPGAINDGPVAARETDTLMPQDEPTRNQQEGQLNENAEAAASNPLQYQDQNPQQAGNAPAGSASLNPLASLLLWLLGGSASDGIVSFFSMFRDVRDHGQDYIDPPRNENEQVT; encoded by the exons ATGGATCCGGAGCAGACGTTCCTGCGGGTGCACGCGCGGCTCTCGGGGATGCTCTCGCAGCTGCTCACCCCGCGGATCCGACTCGCGCTCGAGTACCTCTACCTCGCCGGCGCCGTCGCGCTCTTCTGCCTGCTCGTCGTCATGCACACAAACTTCGTGCAGCAG CCGGGCTGCTCAAGTGAGTTCTCTGGGACTGAATTTGGTGAAGCACAACTTGTCCAAATCAAG ATAATCAGTGGGGGACTATGGGCCAGCAAAGGTGCGTCttatattatggatctccagaaccTTGGGCGTTCAGCTGAGAAAATTCTAGAGGTTAATGGTGATAAGTTCAATATTTTGGCATCTAAGTTTTGGTCAACTTGGGTTGGTCCTGGAGCTAGAAAGAGTAAGATTATGTTTAGATCTTGGAATGGAGACAAAGAATTTGAACCACATTCAGAGGATGCAGCTGACTCAATTGTTACTACAATCATTCCAGGAGTACCTGTACCGGAGTTGAAGACAACTGGAGAGGGTTCTGCACATCATCCTTTATCTGCTAAAGAATCATTTAAAGCAGCGGTTACATATTTATTCAGGAAGTGGTACTCCCGTGTTATTTTATTTTGGAGGAACATAAAGCAGGTTTCAGATAATACTCTCCAACTAATG GTCAGATCGAACTGGAATGACTTCCTCCACATCATTAAGGATCTTCAGTTACCAAGCATAGATAATCTTCTTTCCACAACAG TGCAGTGGTTTGAGAAAAGAAGCAAAACATTCGAGCCTACCTACTTATATGGTGTGGAGAAG GGATATTTCTTGCTTTCTGAAGGATCCAAAATTCGTCATGGTGTCCGAACTATAAACATCACAATTTCTGCTCGAAATCCTTGCTTTGGGAACAG GTGGCAGCAGCTTTTGATAAACAGCATTGTTGGCTATGATACTATCCTTACAAACAGCTTAGTGAATTCTCCTGGTCATG GTTATCTATACAACTTTCAGACGAAGGAGCTTTATGATCTTAGTTATGGGCATGAGCCGCCAACAGGTCCTACAAGATTTGGAG ATTACTTTGTGACAAAATGTGGTGTTCTTCTGATGTCACTCTTTGTATTCTTCACAACCACCATGTCTGTGTCATTTACCCTGAGAGAAACACAATCCCGCATGCTTAGGTTCACAG TGCAGCTTCAACACCATGCACGCCACCAGCTGCCCACATTTCAACTGATATTTGTGCATGTCATTGAATCGTTGGTTTTTGTTCCG ATTATGATTGGGATCCTCTTTTTTCTGTTCGAGTTCTATGATGACCAGTTGCTCGCTTTCCTTGTTTTGACTCTTGTATGGTTATGCGAGCTGTTCACAATGATCAG CGTCCGCACATCTATATCAATGCAGTTCTTTCCTCGATTTTTCTTGCTGTATTTTCTGGTTTTCCACATCTACTTCTTCTCATATACCTATG GCTTCTCGTATCTGGCTTTCTCTGCGACGGCAGCATTCATGCAGCATCTGATCTTGTACTTCTGGAATCGTTTTGAG GTGCCAGCCCTGCAGAGATTCATTAGAAGCCGAGCTCACATGCACCAACAGGGTGTTCAAATTACATCCTCTACCATCTATACGTCGACATTACATATTGCAAGGGTGAATGTGAGGGACCCTGGCGCTATTAATGATGGCCCAGTTGCTGCTCGTGAAACAGATACCCTAATGCCTCAGGATGAGCCTACGAGGAACCAACAAGAGGGCCAACTCAACGAAAACGCCGAGGCAGCAGCCAGCAACCCTCTCCAATATCAAGACCAAAATCCCCAGCAAGCTGGCAATGCCCCTGCAGGCTCGGCTTCCTTGAATCCACTTGCTTCACTTTTGCTGTGGCTGTTGGGAGGCAGTGCTTCAGACGGCATAGTTTCTTTCTTCTCCATGTTTAGAGATGTCCGTGACCATGGCCAGGATTACATCGATCCGCCTCGAAATGAAAATGAACAGGTGACGTAG